One segment of Nyctibius grandis isolate bNycGra1 chromosome 11, bNycGra1.pri, whole genome shotgun sequence DNA contains the following:
- the NAB2 gene encoding NGFI-A-binding protein 2 isoform X2, which translates to MALPRTLGELQLYRVLQRANLLGYYETFIQQGGDDVQQLCEAGEEEFLEIMALVGMATKPLHVRRLQKALREWASNPGLFSQPVPAVPVSSIPLFKLSEAGGRKALSNGHASPGEAAGKGGSSAGTPPARSPTEPGEKLSPSAAPPWLGRSTPESEGGGDEEPGGPPFSPSGSGGEQPVGAEALEPELVRTVAESVERLLQSYPRGGEAELRALMKLNKKLAKAVGHIFQLEDGDRHKEEEIRRHSAIYGRGEARRREGKQLTLHELIINEAAAQFCLRDNSLLLRRVELFSLSRQVARESTYLSSLKVARAHPEESGATAAKRLKQEGGEQSRPELLPLGPEPPGAAYRASLEEDAGSLSGESLDGPVQAGACPRLTPPPGAAPDVPLGLPPHGLWSRHILQQTLMDEGLRLARLVSHERVGRLSPCLPGKPPGPEFEDALAERGAPAPPEPLRSTIKVEQETSRQ; encoded by the exons ATGGCCCTGCCCCGCACGCTGGGGGAGCTGCAGCTGTACCGGGTGCTGCAGCGCGCCAACCTGCTGGGCTACTACGAGACCTTCATCCAGCAAGGGGGGGACGACGTGCAGCAGCTCTGCGAGGCGGGCGAGGAGGAGTTCTTGGAGATCATGGCGCTGGTGGGCATGGCCACCAAGCCCCTGCACGTCCGCCGCCTCCAGAAGGCCCTGCGCGAGTGGGCCTCCAACCCCGGGCTCTTCAGCCAGCCCGTCCCAGCCGTGCCCGTCAGCAGCATCCCCCTGTTCAAGCTGTCCGAGGCCGGTGGGCGCAAGGCGCTGAGCAACGGGCACGCCAGCCCCGGTGAAGCTGCGGGCAAGGGGGGCAGCAGCGCCGGGACGCCCCCGGCCCGCAGCCCCACAGAGCCCGGGGAGAAGCTGTCGCCGTCGGCAGCCCCACCGTGGCTGGGGAGGAGCACCCCCGAGTCGGAGGGTGGCGGGGACGAGGAGCCGGGGggtccccccttctcccccagtGGGAGCGGCGGCGAGCAGCCGGTGGGCGCGGAGGCGCTGGAGCCGGAGCTGGTGCGGACGGTGGCTGAGAGCGTGgagaggctgctgcagagctacCCCCGGGGCGGCGAGGCCGAGCTGCGGGCGCTGATGAAGCTCAACAAGAAGCTGGCCAAGGCGGTGGGGCACATCTTCCAGCTGGAGGATGGCGACCGGCACAAGGAGGAGGAGATCCGCCGGCACAGCGCGATCTACGGCCGCGGCGAGGCCCGGCGCCGCGAGGGCAAGCAGCTCACCCTGCACGAG CTCATCATCAACGAGGCGGCCGCCCAGTTCTGCCTGCGGGACAACTCGCTGCTGCTGCGGCGCGTCGAGCTCTTCTCGCTCTCGCGGCAGGTTGCGCGGGAGAGCACCTACCTGTCCTCGCTCAAGGTCGCCAG GGCCCACCCCGAGGAGAGCGGAGCCACCGCGGCCAAGCGGCTCAAGCAGGAG GGGGGGGAGCAGAGCCGCCCCGAGCTGCTGCCGCTGGGGCCGGAGCCCCCCGGGGCCGCGTACCGAGCCAGCCTGGAGGAGGACGCGGGCAGCCTCTCCGGGGAGAGCCTCGACGGCCCCGTGCAGG CGGGGGCCTGTCCCCGGCTGACGCCGCCGCCCGGCGCGGCCCCCGATGTGCCCCTTGGCCTCCCCCCGCACGGGCTCTGGAGCCGCCACATCCTGCAGCAGACGCTGATGGACGAGGGGCTGCGCTTGGCCCGGCTGGTCTCGCACGAGCGCGTGGGGCGGCTGAGCCCCTGCCTGCCAGGGAAGCCCCCGGGACCAG AGTTTGAGGACGCACTGGCAGAACGGGGCGCTCCAGCCCCCCCGGAGCCCCTCCGCAGCACCATCAAGGTGGAGCAGGAGACCAGCCGGCAGTGa
- the NEMP1 gene encoding LOW QUALITY PROTEIN: nuclear envelope integral membrane protein 1 (The sequence of the model RefSeq protein was modified relative to this genomic sequence to represent the inferred CDS: deleted 1 base in 1 codon), with protein MTAREPPALVGCAGPSAAVARRAREAEVGGAAAAGGMKPAPGRRRLLAALVLLLLLPAPLRGADARESVIPLREGRAYYRSASHHFCYTNTRVPQWHDIWTRTQIRVNSSRMIRVTQVGSEEELEEFSVWNVIFSFLKEKLNDTSIDVDLYSNKTCLKVELLEAGTTYCVVLFRRFDPKLFLVFFLGLLLFFCGDMLSRSQLFYYSAGISFGLLASLLVLVYMMSKVMPKKSPVYFLLVGGWSFSLYLLQLIFKNLREICKSYWQYLLGYLLLVGFVSFGVCYRYGPLENERSINLLSWALQLLGLLLMYSGIQIHPIALALVVIAVCTKNLDYPLQWAFTAYRRVQSAKVGPSPPRLLTEEEYRVQGEVETRKALEELRSYCRSPDFSAWTAVSRIQSPKRFADFVGGACHVTANEVSVHEREYGLDGIFFDDQLFEEEEEEEEDDRFDRDHTSYSLTHNHLDAD; from the exons ATGACGGCGCGCGAGCCCCCCGCTCTGGTTGGCTGC GCCGGCCCCTCTGCGGCCGTTGCCAGGCGGGCGCGGGAAGCGGAAGTCGGCGGCGCGGCCGCGGCGGGAGGGATGAAACCGGctccggggcggcggcggctcctggcggcgctggtgctgctgctgctgctgccggcgcCGCTGCGGGGCGCAG ATGCCAGGGAGTCGGTCATCCCGCTGCGCGAGGGCCGCGCCTACTACCGCTCCGCTTCGCACCACTTCTGCTACACCAACACACGCGTCCCGCAATGGCACGACATATGGACCAGGACGCAG ATCCGGGTCAACAGCAGCCGGATGATCCGAGTCACCCAGGTGGGCAgcgaggaggagctggaggagttCAGCGTGTGGAACGTCATCTTCTCCTTCCTGAAGGAGAAGCTGAACGACACCAGCATCGACGTGGATCTCTACAGCAACAAAACCTGCCTGAAGGTTGAGCTGCTGGAGGCCGGCACCACGTACTGCGTCGTCCTCTTCCGAC GCTTTGACCCTAAGCTGTTCCTGGTTTTCTTCCTGGGCCTGTTGTTGTTCTTCTGTGGGGACATGCTGAGCAG GAGCCAACTCTTCTACTACTCGGCCGGGATTAGTTTTGGCTTGCTGGCCTCGCTGCTCGTCCTCGTCTACATGATGTCCAAGGTCATGCCCAAG AAAAGTCCTGTTTACTTCCTGCTGGTAGGAGGCTGGTCCTTTTCCCTGTACCTGCTTCAGCTGATCTTCAAAAACCTCCGGGAGATCTGCAAGTCCTACTGGCAGTACCTCCTGG GCTACCTGCTGCTCGTGGGCTTCGTGAGCTTCGGCGTGTGCTACAGGTACGGCCCGCTGGAGAACGAGCGCAGCATCAACCTCCTCTCCTGggccctgcagctcctgggtcTGCTGCTGATGTACTCGGGCATCCAGATCCATCCCATCGCCTTGGCCTTGGTGGTCATCGCCGTCTGCACCAAGAACCTGGACTACCCCCTGCAGTGGGCCTTCACTGCCTACAG GAGAGTCCAGAGTGCCAAGGTCGGGCCGAGCCCCCCTCGCCTGCTGACGGAGGAGGAGTACCGTGTCCAGGGCGAGGTGGAGACGCGCAAGGCGCTGGAGGAGCTTCGGAGCTACTGCAGGAGCCCGGATTTCTCTGCCTGGACTGCAGTCTCCCGCATCCAGTCTCCCAAGAG GTTTGCTGACTTTGTGGGTGGCGCCTGTCACGTCACCGCCAACGAGGTCTCTGTCCACGAGCGGGAGTATGGCCTAGACGGCATCTTCTTTGATGACCAGCtctttgaggaggaggaggaggaggaggaggatgaccGCTTTGACAGGGATCACACGAGTTACTCCCTGACCCACAACCACCTGGATGCTGACTGA
- the STAT6 gene encoding LOW QUALITY PROTEIN: signal transducer and activator of transcription 6 (The sequence of the model RefSeq protein was modified relative to this genomic sequence to represent the inferred CDS: deleted 1 base in 1 codon): MSLWSIVSHMPPEEFSGLFTEFPRSLRCLLADWLENQPWEFINGSDAFCASVAGGMLSAMLEKLRGAAGTNGQPCQILQQVSSIENTYQRDPLRLVAVLKAILEGEKDAVLKRGHHLPLSFHRRQEELKFSLGLQRLQHRIREIQALRDASSQLNVRDPQLKTEGKPPESELPALILEAVKELEAAKQQILKRIQIWKRQQQLAGNGALFEENLAPLQKRCESLVEVHFQLHQQVMAASAELGAELLPRLLERFNEVLSSLVKSSFLVEKQPPQVLKTQTKFQASVRFLLGPQLLKASAKPSMVRADMVTEKQARELALSAYSNALSESTGEIMHNVVALETNPTSGTCCANFKNVLLKKIKRCERKGSESVTEEKCAVLFSTTVALTPGNLSVHLQVLSLPIVVIVHGNQDNNAKATVLWDNAFSEIDRVPFVVAERVPWEKMCDTLNLKFMAEVQTTKGLLKEHYFFLAQKIFNDHSASPEDFQSRSVSWAQFNKEILPGRGFTFWQWFDGVLDLTKRCLKSYWSDRLIVGFISKQYVCKLLSTEPDGTFLLRFSDSEIGGVTIAHVIRGKDGSSQVENIQPFSAKDLSIRSLGDRIRDLGQLRNLYPNTPKDQAFGSHYNKEQTGKDGRGYVSTAIKMTVESEREQQPQSAAGGPPEPPQAPMFSQPVLQPELRLESLQPVLSPMCPPAPFCPQPVPTGYPADENNINMMVSDSLGSSFPSTSPMLPLPLAMDPTLPRCQDVAFRNPLPFMPNQYMPGEASQMLPRGPSPEPRDEEMSELVPFTPMVDPPLQSSPRWMPPSMDLPPGSDFDQFLQEMSLEGPALCPPFTPSLQRSGYPSPSASCWGLGEARWDDSVRPGHA; this comes from the exons GGAGTTCATCAATGGCTCGGACGCCTTCTGCGCCAGCGTGGCCGGCGGGATGCTCTCAGCCATGCTGGAGAAGCTCCGCGGCGCTGCCGGCACCAACGGGCAGCCGTGCCAGATCCTCCAGCAAGTCAGCAGCATCGAG AACACGTACCAGCGGGACCCGCTGCGGCTGGTGGCCGTCCTGAAAGCCATCCTGGAGGGCGAGAAGGACGCCGTGCTCAAGAGG ggccACCACCTGCCCCTCAGCTTCCACCGGCggcaggaggagctgaagtTCAGCCTGGGGCTGCAGCGGCTGCAGCACCGCATCCGCGAGATCCAGGCGCTGCGGGACG cctcGTCGCAGCTGAACGTGCGGGACCCGCAGCTGAAGACAGAAGGGAAACCCCCCGAGAGC GAGCTGCCCGCCCTCATCCTGGAGGCTGTGAAGGAGCTGGAGGCGGCCAAGCAGCAGATTCTGAAGAGGATCCAAATCtggaagaggcagcagcagctggcggGGAACGGGGCCCTCTTTGAGGAGAACCTGGCTCCGCTGCAGAAGAG GTGCGAGAGCCTGGTCGAGGTTCACTTCCAGCTGCACCAGCAGGTGATGGCGGCGAGTGCGGAGCTGGGGGCCGAGCTGCTGCCCCGGCTCCTGGAGCGGTTCAACGAGGTGTTGTCCAGCCTGGTCAAGAG ctccttcctggTGGAGAAGCAGCCCCCCCAGGTGCTGAAGACCCAGACCAAGTTCCAGGCGAGCGTCCGGTTCCTGCTGGGCCCGCAGCTGCTGAAGGCGTCGGCCAAGCCCTCCATGGTGCGGGCCGACATGGTGACGGAGAAGCAGGCACGGGAGCTGGCGCTCAGCGCCTACAGCAACGCCCTCAG cGAGAGCACGGGGGAGATCATGCATAACGTGGTGGCCCTGGAGACCAACCCCACCAGCGGGACCTGCTGTGCCAACTTCAAGAACGTG ctgctgaaGAAGATCAAGCGCTGCGAGCGGAAGGGGTCTGAGTCGGTGACAGAGGAGAAGTGTGCCGTCCTGTTCAGCACCACCGTGGCCCTGACCCCCGGCAACCTCTCTGTCCACCTCCAG GTCCTGTCTCTGCCCATCGTGGTCATCGTTCACGGCAACCAGGACAATAATGCCAAAGCAACCGTGCTGTGGGATAACGCCTTCTCCGAGATC GACCGGGTGCCCTTCGTGGTGGCTGAGCGCGTGCCCTGGGAGAAGATGTGCGACACGCTGAACCTGAAGTTCATGGCGGAGGTGCAGACCACCAAGGGGCTTCTCAAGGAGCACTACTTCTTCCTGGCCCAGAAGATCTTTAACGACCACAGCGCCAGCCCCGAGGACTTCCAGAGCCGCAGCGTCTCCTGGGCCCAGTTCAACAAG GAGATCCTGCCTGGCCGGGGATTCACCTTCTGGCAGTGGTTTGATGGAGTCCTCGACCTCACCAAGAGATGCCTCAAAAGTTACTGGTCAGACAG GCTCATCGTCGGCTTCATCAGCAAGCAGTACGTCTGCAAGCTCCTGAGCACGGAGCCTGACGGGACCTTCCTCCTCCGCTTCAGCGACTCGGAGATCGGGGGCGTCACCATCGCTCACGTCATCCGGGGCAAGGACG gctccagccaggtggagaaCATCCAGCCCTTCTCCGCCAAGGACCTGTCCATCCGCTCCCTCGGTGACCGCATCCGGGACCTGGGGCAGCTCCGCAACCTCTACCCCAACACCCCCAAGGACCAGGCGTTCGGGAGTCACTACAACA AGGAGCAGACGGGCAAGGACGGCCGGGGGTACGTCTCCACTGCCATCAAGATGACGGTGGAAAGCGAGAG ggagcagcagccccagagcgCTGCCGggggc ccccccgagcccccccagGCTCCCATGTTCAGCCAGCCCGTGCTGCAGCCCGAGCTGCGCCTGGAGAGCCTGCAGCCCGTGCTGAGCCCCATGTG cccccctgctccctTCTGCCCCCAGCCCGTCCCCACGGGCTACCCCGCGGATGAGAACAACATCAACATGATGGTCTCCGACAGCCTCGGGTCCTCCTTCCCCAG CACCTCGCCGATGCTCCCGCTGCCCCTGGCCATGGACCCCACGCTGCCCCGCTGCCAAGACGTTGCCTTCAGGAACCCCTT GCCCTTCATGCCCAACCAGTACATGCCGGGGGAGGCCTCGCAGATGCTGCCCAGGGGCCCCTCGCCGGAGCCGCGGGACGAGGAGATGTCTGAGCTGGTCCCGTTCACGCCCATGGTGGACCCGCCGCTGCAGAGCTCCCCGAGGTG gATGCCGCCCAGCATGGACCTGCCACCCGGCTCCGACTTCGACCAGTTCCTGCAGGAGATGTCCCTGGAGGGCCCCGCGCTGTGCCCCCCCTTCACGCCCTCCCTGCAGCGCAGCGGGtaccccagccccagcgcctcctgctgggggctgggggaggcccGGTGGGACGACAGCGTCCGGCCAGGGCACGCGtga
- the NAB2 gene encoding NGFI-A-binding protein 2 isoform X1, with protein sequence MALPRTLGELQLYRVLQRANLLGYYETFIQQGGDDVQQLCEAGEEEFLEIMALVGMATKPLHVRRLQKALREWASNPGLFSQPVPAVPVSSIPLFKLSEAGGRKALSNGHASPGEAAGKGGSSAGTPPARSPTEPGEKLSPSAAPPWLGRSTPESEGGGDEEPGGPPFSPSGSGGEQPVGAEALEPELVRTVAESVERLLQSYPRGGEAELRALMKLNKKLAKAVGHIFQLEDGDRHKEEEIRRHSAIYGRGEARRREGKQLTLHELIINEAAAQFCLRDNSLLLRRVELFSLSRQVARESTYLSSLKVARAHPEESGATAAKRLKQEGGEQSRPELLPLGPEPPGAAYRASLEEDAGSLSGESLDGPVQAAGACPRLTPPPGAAPDVPLGLPPHGLWSRHILQQTLMDEGLRLARLVSHERVGRLSPCLPGKPPGPEFEDALAERGAPAPPEPLRSTIKVEQETSRQ encoded by the exons ATGGCCCTGCCCCGCACGCTGGGGGAGCTGCAGCTGTACCGGGTGCTGCAGCGCGCCAACCTGCTGGGCTACTACGAGACCTTCATCCAGCAAGGGGGGGACGACGTGCAGCAGCTCTGCGAGGCGGGCGAGGAGGAGTTCTTGGAGATCATGGCGCTGGTGGGCATGGCCACCAAGCCCCTGCACGTCCGCCGCCTCCAGAAGGCCCTGCGCGAGTGGGCCTCCAACCCCGGGCTCTTCAGCCAGCCCGTCCCAGCCGTGCCCGTCAGCAGCATCCCCCTGTTCAAGCTGTCCGAGGCCGGTGGGCGCAAGGCGCTGAGCAACGGGCACGCCAGCCCCGGTGAAGCTGCGGGCAAGGGGGGCAGCAGCGCCGGGACGCCCCCGGCCCGCAGCCCCACAGAGCCCGGGGAGAAGCTGTCGCCGTCGGCAGCCCCACCGTGGCTGGGGAGGAGCACCCCCGAGTCGGAGGGTGGCGGGGACGAGGAGCCGGGGggtccccccttctcccccagtGGGAGCGGCGGCGAGCAGCCGGTGGGCGCGGAGGCGCTGGAGCCGGAGCTGGTGCGGACGGTGGCTGAGAGCGTGgagaggctgctgcagagctacCCCCGGGGCGGCGAGGCCGAGCTGCGGGCGCTGATGAAGCTCAACAAGAAGCTGGCCAAGGCGGTGGGGCACATCTTCCAGCTGGAGGATGGCGACCGGCACAAGGAGGAGGAGATCCGCCGGCACAGCGCGATCTACGGCCGCGGCGAGGCCCGGCGCCGCGAGGGCAAGCAGCTCACCCTGCACGAG CTCATCATCAACGAGGCGGCCGCCCAGTTCTGCCTGCGGGACAACTCGCTGCTGCTGCGGCGCGTCGAGCTCTTCTCGCTCTCGCGGCAGGTTGCGCGGGAGAGCACCTACCTGTCCTCGCTCAAGGTCGCCAG GGCCCACCCCGAGGAGAGCGGAGCCACCGCGGCCAAGCGGCTCAAGCAGGAG GGGGGGGAGCAGAGCCGCCCCGAGCTGCTGCCGCTGGGGCCGGAGCCCCCCGGGGCCGCGTACCGAGCCAGCCTGGAGGAGGACGCGGGCAGCCTCTCCGGGGAGAGCCTCGACGGCCCCGTGCAGG CAGCGGGGGCCTGTCCCCGGCTGACGCCGCCGCCCGGCGCGGCCCCCGATGTGCCCCTTGGCCTCCCCCCGCACGGGCTCTGGAGCCGCCACATCCTGCAGCAGACGCTGATGGACGAGGGGCTGCGCTTGGCCCGGCTGGTCTCGCACGAGCGCGTGGGGCGGCTGAGCCCCTGCCTGCCAGGGAAGCCCCCGGGACCAG AGTTTGAGGACGCACTGGCAGAACGGGGCGCTCCAGCCCCCCCGGAGCCCCTCCGCAGCACCATCAAGGTGGAGCAGGAGACCAGCCGGCAGTGa